One window from the genome of Salvia splendens isolate huo1 chromosome 9, SspV2, whole genome shotgun sequence encodes:
- the LOC121749291 gene encoding nudix hydrolase 8-like, producing MSAIAFCHIPSFSRHNKSWQLHAGSKHGNVVTSKTGGGVVRWRDDGYHGVVIDPASLPSCADVFASQLQSSLALWRSEGKKGVWLKLFQDQAELVPVAIKEGFSYRDAEDGYVMLTYWIPDEPCSLPCGPSHQIGIATFVLNLNNQVLVVKEKWSCSCSGVWKLPTGFIDKSEELFSGAVREVKEETGIDTEFMELVAFRHVHRVAFEKSDLLFVCMLKPLSLEIQIDENEIEDAKWISVDELLSQQFYKEDEMLKRVMEICMAANDKKYSGFEAHRVVSKFDGKMSYLYYKDITN from the exons atGTCAGCAATAGCATTCTGCCACATTCCCAGTTTCTCAAGACACAACAAGTCTTGGCAATTGCACGCCGGCAGCAAGCATGGAAACGTCGTGACATCGAAAACGGGAGGTGGGGTGGTAAGGTGGAGGGATGATGGGTACCATGGAGTGGTTATAGATCCAGCAAGCTTGCCGTCTTGTGCAGATGTTTTTGCATCGCAGCTCCAATCTTCGTTAGCCTTGTGGAGATCCGAG GGGAAGAAGGGAGTATGGCTAAAGCTATTTCAAGACCAAGCTGAGCTCGTTCCCGTCGCGATTAAG GAGGGTTTCTCGTACCGTGATGCCGAAGATGGATATGTTATGCTGACCTACTGGATTCCGGACGAGCCCTGTTCGCTGCCGTGTGGCCCATCGCACCAAATAGGCATCGCTACCTTTGTTCTCAACCTCAACAACCAG GTTCTTGTAGTGAAAGAAAAATGGTCATGTAGCTGCTCTGGAGTATGGAAATTGCCAACTGGATTCATAGACAAG TCTGAAGAATTGTTTTCAGGAGCAGTGAGAGAGGTTAAAGAAGAAACCGGG ATTGATACAGAATTCATGGAGCTGGTAGCTTTTAG GCATGTACACAGAGTTGCATTTGAGAAATCAGACTTGCTATTTGTATGCATGCTTAAGCCATTATCCTTGGAAATCCAAATTGATGAAAATGAAATTGAGGACGCTAAG TGGATAAGTGTGGATGAACTGCTAAGCCAGCAATTTTACAAAGAAGATGAGATGCTAAAAAGGGTGATGGAAATTTGTATGGCGGCCAACGACAAAAAATACAGTGGATTCGAAGCACATCGTGTTGTATCAAAATTTGATGGGAAGATGTCCTATTTGTATTACAAGGATATCACCAATTAG
- the LOC121747785 gene encoding NAC domain-containing protein 75-like isoform X2, producing MNKNSQVSSSDLIDAKLEEHQLCVSKQCPGCGHKLEGKPDWVGLPAGVKFDPTDQELIEHLEAKVEGNHSKSHPLIDEFIPTIEGEDGICYTHPEKLPGVTRDGLSRHFFHRPSKAYTTGTRKRRRIQTECDLKGGETRWHKTGKTRPVMLNGEQEGCKKILVLYTNFGKNRKPEKTNWVMHQYHLGKHEEEREGELVVSKIFYQTQPRQCNWTERAPAPAIAGDIRKESGSCSSLKEIIPQITDDFSAVAAAAISIAAPVFTGIDIHQLKADHFGYLPYRKLFDEGGSMGEASIAREGAGTCEERAFPQHDVNQQQQITATAFHISRPSQSISTIISPPPLHHTSIILDQDHPFHVPRIMLPNENHQQQQQHHKLGGRSASGLEELIMGCTSTDTKEESSMANQQEAEWMKYSTFWPEPDNQDHHG from the exons ATGAATAAGAATAGTCAGGTGAGCAGTTCGGATCTCATCGATGCAAAGTTGGAAGAGCATCAATTGTGCGTATCCAAACAGTGTCCTGGCTGTGGACACAAGCTCGAAGGCAAGCCG GATTGGGTGGGTCTACCCGCCGGAGTGAAATTCGACCCGACGGACCAGGAGCTTATCGAGCATCTGGAAGCCAAAGTGGAAGGGAATCACTCCAAATCTCATCCTTTGATTGATGAATTCATCCCCACCATTGAGGGTGAAGATGGGATTTGCTACACTCACCCTGAGAAACTTCCTG GAGTGACAAGAGATGGATTGAGTAGGCACTTTTTCCACCGGCCGTCGAAGGCGTACACCACCGGCACCAGGAAGCGGCGGAGGATCCAAACGGAATGCGACTTGAAAGGCGGGGAGACGCGGTGGCACAAGACCGGGAAGACGAGGCCGGTCATGCTCAACGGAGAGCAGGAGGGGTGCAAGAAGATCTTAGTGCTGTATACTAATTTTGGCAAAAATCGGAAGCCGGAGAAGACGAATTGGGTAATGCATCAGTATCATTTAGGGAAGCACGAGGAGGAGAGGGAAGGCGAGCTCGTCGTCTCCAAGATTTTCTACCAGACGCAGCCGCGCCAGTGCAACTGGACGGAGAGAGCCCCCGCCCCCGCCATTGCTGGAGACATAAGGAAAGAGAGTGGGAGCTGCTCTTCTTTAAAGGAAATCATCCCTCAAATTACAGATGATTTCTCAGCAGTTGCCGCCGCCGCCATCAGCATTGCCGCTCCGGTTTTCACCGGCATCGATATTCATCAGCTTAAAGCCGATCACTTCGGTTATCTCCCTTACAGAAAATTGTTTGATGAG GGTGGAAGCATGGGGGAGGCTTCAATAGCAAGGGAAGGAGCCGGCACATGTGAAGAGCGTGCCTTCCCGCAGCATGACGTGAACCAGCAACAGCAGATTACCGCCACCGCGTTTCACATAAGCCGGCCATCTCAGTCCATCTCCACCATCATCTCTCCTCCACCGCTCCATCACACCTCCATTATTCTCGACCAAGATCACCCCTTCCATGTCCCAAGAATCATGCTCCCCAACGAAAATCACCAG cagcaacaacaaCATCATAAACTTGGGGGAAGGTCTGCATCTGGATTGGAGGAACTCATCATGGGATGCACCTCAACTGACACCAAAGAG GAATCATCAATGGCGAACCAACAAGAAGCAGAATGGATGAAGTACTCGACATTCTGGCCGGAGCCAGACAACCAGGATCATCATGGATAG
- the LOC121747785 gene encoding NAC domain-containing protein 75-like isoform X1: protein MNKNSQVSSSDLIDAKLEEHQLCVSKQCPGCGHKLEGKPDWVGLPAGVKFDPTDQELIEHLEAKVEGNHSKSHPLIDEFIPTIEGEDGICYTHPEKLPGVTRDGLSRHFFHRPSKAYTTGTRKRRRIQTECDLKGGETRWHKTGKTRPVMLNGEQEGCKKILVLYTNFGKNRKPEKTNWVMHQYHLGKHEEEREGELVVSKIFYQTQPRQCNWTERAPAPAIAGDIRKESGSCSSLKEIIPQITDDFSAVAAAAISIAAPVFTGIDIHQLKADHFGYLPYRKLFDEGGSMGEASIAREGAGTCEERAFPQHDVNQQQQITATAFHISRPSQSISTIISPPPLHHTSIILDQDHPFHVPRIMLPNENHQRRQQQQQQHHKLGGRSASGLEELIMGCTSTDTKEESSMANQQEAEWMKYSTFWPEPDNQDHHG from the exons ATGAATAAGAATAGTCAGGTGAGCAGTTCGGATCTCATCGATGCAAAGTTGGAAGAGCATCAATTGTGCGTATCCAAACAGTGTCCTGGCTGTGGACACAAGCTCGAAGGCAAGCCG GATTGGGTGGGTCTACCCGCCGGAGTGAAATTCGACCCGACGGACCAGGAGCTTATCGAGCATCTGGAAGCCAAAGTGGAAGGGAATCACTCCAAATCTCATCCTTTGATTGATGAATTCATCCCCACCATTGAGGGTGAAGATGGGATTTGCTACACTCACCCTGAGAAACTTCCTG GAGTGACAAGAGATGGATTGAGTAGGCACTTTTTCCACCGGCCGTCGAAGGCGTACACCACCGGCACCAGGAAGCGGCGGAGGATCCAAACGGAATGCGACTTGAAAGGCGGGGAGACGCGGTGGCACAAGACCGGGAAGACGAGGCCGGTCATGCTCAACGGAGAGCAGGAGGGGTGCAAGAAGATCTTAGTGCTGTATACTAATTTTGGCAAAAATCGGAAGCCGGAGAAGACGAATTGGGTAATGCATCAGTATCATTTAGGGAAGCACGAGGAGGAGAGGGAAGGCGAGCTCGTCGTCTCCAAGATTTTCTACCAGACGCAGCCGCGCCAGTGCAACTGGACGGAGAGAGCCCCCGCCCCCGCCATTGCTGGAGACATAAGGAAAGAGAGTGGGAGCTGCTCTTCTTTAAAGGAAATCATCCCTCAAATTACAGATGATTTCTCAGCAGTTGCCGCCGCCGCCATCAGCATTGCCGCTCCGGTTTTCACCGGCATCGATATTCATCAGCTTAAAGCCGATCACTTCGGTTATCTCCCTTACAGAAAATTGTTTGATGAG GGTGGAAGCATGGGGGAGGCTTCAATAGCAAGGGAAGGAGCCGGCACATGTGAAGAGCGTGCCTTCCCGCAGCATGACGTGAACCAGCAACAGCAGATTACCGCCACCGCGTTTCACATAAGCCGGCCATCTCAGTCCATCTCCACCATCATCTCTCCTCCACCGCTCCATCACACCTCCATTATTCTCGACCAAGATCACCCCTTCCATGTCCCAAGAATCATGCTCCCCAACGAAAATCACCAG CGTCGtcagcagcagcaacaacaaCATCATAAACTTGGGGGAAGGTCTGCATCTGGATTGGAGGAACTCATCATGGGATGCACCTCAACTGACACCAAAGAG GAATCATCAATGGCGAACCAACAAGAAGCAGAATGGATGAAGTACTCGACATTCTGGCCGGAGCCAGACAACCAGGATCATCATGGATAG
- the LOC121748515 gene encoding phosphatidylglycerophosphate phosphatase PTPMT2-like, which produces MKIEELDDGTESITESKQSRYSETRLIAVRVDAKRALVGAGARILFYPTLLYNVFRNKIQAEFRWWDQIDQYLLLGAVPFPKDVPRLKHLGVGGVITLNEPYETLVPTSLYCANGIDHLVIPTRDYLFAPSVRDINRAVDFIHRNALSGQTTYVHCKAGRGRSTTIVLCYLVRYKQMTPTAALEYVRSRRPRVLLAPIQWKAVLEYQQQCMAAKTICTSGDAVLITKADLEGYNSPCNDNSGKELAVVCRRPKTSPMMAKLSCLFASLRVSGNYGPVMRQLTEARAC; this is translated from the exons ATGAAAATCGAGGAGCTCGATGATGGCACGGAGAGTATTACAGAGAGCAAGCAGAGCAGATACAGCGAAACGAGGCTGATCGCTGTTAGGGTTGACGCAAAAAGGGCTTTAGTCGGAGCTGGGGCTCGCATCCTCTTCTATCCGACCCTTTTGTACAACGTTTTCCGCAACAAAATTCAAGCCGAGTTCCGATGGTGGGATCAAATCGATCAG TATCTACTGCTGGGAGCTGTTCCATTTCCAAAGGATGTACCTCGTCTGAAGCATCTCGGAGTTGGCGGTGTAATTACACTGAATGAGCCCTACGAGACTCTGGTCCCAACATCTTTGTACTGT GCTAATGGGATAGATCATCTTGTCATCCCTACTAGGGATTATCTCTTTGCTCCTTCTGTTAGGGATATTAACCGTGCAGTGGATTTCATTCACA GAAATGCTTTGAGTGGTCAAACAACATATGTCCATTGCAAAGCTGGGCGAGGAAGGAGCACAACCATTGTTCTCTGTTATCTG GTTCGATATAAGCAGATGACACCCACTGCTGCACTTGAATACGTTCGTTCTAGAAGACCCAGGGTGCTATTAGCTCCAATCCAATGGAAG GCAGTTCTAGAATATCAGCAGCAATGCATGGCTGCAAAAACGATCTGCACATCTGGGGATGCCGTGTTAATAACAAAAGCTGATCTTGAAGGGTACAACAGTCCTTGCAATGACAACTCTGGCAAGGAGCTTGCTGTCGTGTGTAGAaggccaaagacgagtccgatGATGGCCAAGTTGTCATGCCTTTTCGCATCTCTGAGGGTTTCGGGCAATTATGGACCTGTAATGAGACAGCTGACTGAGGCGCGTGCTTGCTGA